Part of the Planococcus plakortidis genome is shown below.
CCGATGGATCCGACAATGTCCCCGATAAATAAAATTTTCATGCAATCACCTTTCCCCATAAGAAAAAGGCTTCTTTGAATGGATATTCAACGAAGCCTTTTTCGTTTTTATTTTGCGTATTCGACGGCGCGCGTTTCGCGGATGACCGTCACTTTGATATGTCCTGGATAATCCAATTCTTCCTCAATGCGCTTGCGGATATCGCGCGCAAGGCGGTGAGCTGTCATATCATCGATCTGCTCTGGGCGAACCATGATCCGGATCTCGCGGCCTGCTTGGATGGCGAACGATTTCTCGACACCTTCGTAGGACTCTGAAATCTCTTCCAGCTTCTCGAGCCGGCGGATGTAGTTCTCAAGCGTTTCGCTTCTGGCACCCGGGCGTGCTGCGGATAGCGCATCCGCTGCTGCGACGATGACCGAGATGACCGAAGTCGCTTCCGTGTCCCCGTGGTGGGAGGCGATGCTGTTGATGACAACCGGATGTTCCTTGTATTTCGTGCCGAGCTCGACACCGATCTCCACGTGGCTGCCTTCGACTTCGTGGTCGATGGCCTTGCCGATATCATGCAGGAGACCTGCGCGTCTCGCGAGTGTCACATCTTCCCCAAGCTCTGCTGCCATGAGGCCTGACAAGAACGCCACTTCGACCGAGTGCTTCAGGACGTTCTGGCCATAGCTTGTGCGGTAGCGGAGACGGCCAAGTATTTTGATCAAGTCTGGATGCAAGTTATGTACACCTACGTCAAATGTGGTTTGTTCCCCAATTTCACGAATTTGTTCATCGACTTCGCGTCTTGACTTCTCGACCATTTCCTCGATTCTCGCTGGGTGGATACGTCCGTCCGACACCAGTTTCTCAAGTGCCAGACGTGCTGTTTCGCGGCGGATCGGATCAAATCCGGAAAGAATGACCGCTTCCGGCGTGTCATCGATAATCAAATCGATGCCGGTTAAGGTTTCGAGCGTCCGGATGTTGCGTCCTTCGCGCCCGATAATGCGGCCTTTCATCTCGTCGTTCGGCAAGTTGACCACGGAAACGGTCGTTTCCGCCACATGGTCAGCAGCAAAACGCTGCATTGCGAGCGACAGGATGTTCTTCGCTTTTTTGTCCGATTCTTCTTTGGCACGGGCTTCCGATTCCTTGACCATCACCGCGATATCTGTCGA
Proteins encoded:
- the rny gene encoding ribonuclease Y, which encodes MGITEFIFALLGIIVGVVVGYFALKKANDSKMAGAKHSAEQVIEDAKREAEALKKEALLEAKDENHKLRTEAESEIRERRSEMQKHENRLLQREENLDRKDDALNKREAGLERKDQALAEKQQHIEQMESKAENLVQQQQTEMERISSLTREEAKSIILEQVENELSTDIAVMVKESEARAKEESDKKAKNILSLAMQRFAADHVAETTVSVVNLPNDEMKGRIIGREGRNIRTLETLTGIDLIIDDTPEAVILSGFDPIRRETARLALEKLVSDGRIHPARIEEMVEKSRREVDEQIREIGEQTTFDVGVHNLHPDLIKILGRLRYRTSYGQNVLKHSVEVAFLSGLMAAELGEDVTLARRAGLLHDIGKAIDHEVEGSHVEIGVELGTKYKEHPVVINSIASHHGDTEATSVISVIVAAADALSAARPGARSETLENYIRRLEKLEEISESYEGVEKSFAIQAGREIRIMVRPEQIDDMTAHRLARDIRKRIEEELDYPGHIKVTVIRETRAVEYAK